From Gimesia panareensis, the proteins below share one genomic window:
- a CDS encoding TlpA family protein disulfide reductase → MSNSSAKKDFLIALALVIAGAVIFSSWFAYRMPDPVLTAGDMAQLKVGTEAPPIQAAGWVNGNPHQNDYLKGKVIVVDAWATWCGPCRMEAPHLVEVYQKFKDQNVAFVGLTSDSEELLPVIEKWLDETGITWPNGYGAIDSLIAFKAEFIPQVWVIGTNGKVVWNVDSERTESLEEGIARALKEAN, encoded by the coding sequence ATGTCCAATTCCAGTGCAAAGAAAGATTTTCTGATTGCCTTGGCCCTTGTCATCGCCGGAGCAGTTATTTTTTCCTCCTGGTTTGCATATCGGATGCCTGATCCTGTATTGACTGCGGGAGACATGGCCCAGCTCAAGGTTGGTACTGAGGCCCCTCCGATTCAAGCTGCTGGTTGGGTCAATGGTAATCCGCATCAGAATGATTATCTCAAAGGGAAAGTCATCGTTGTGGATGCCTGGGCGACTTGGTGTGGTCCGTGCCGCATGGAGGCGCCTCACCTGGTTGAAGTTTATCAGAAATTCAAAGATCAAAATGTCGCTTTTGTTGGATTGACCTCTGATAGTGAGGAATTATTGCCCGTGATTGAAAAGTGGCTGGACGAAACAGGCATCACCTGGCCGAATGGTTATGGAGCCATTGATTCCCTGATTGCTTTTAAAGCGGAATTTATTCCGCAGGTCTGGGTAATCGGAACCAATGGTAAAGTAGTCTGGAATGTCGATTCTGAGAGAACTGAGTCTCTGGAAGAAGGGATCGCCCGCGCTTTAAAAGAGGCGAACTAG
- a CDS encoding carboxypeptidase M32, translating into MSASVKAYDELITRLKKSALLRSCSAILEWDEQTYLPPAGAGHRADQLALMAGMFHQEATSPEIGDLLQELESASEWEADSIEQANIRESRHEYDRMTKLPRRLVEELSRVATLSHHAWVKARQENQFKDFLPWLEQMIDLKREQAAALGFHGQKAYDALLDEYEPGATSEMIEQAFSPLRNELVKLVAAIHDSGISPDVSILTRKYPVEKQREFSISAAEKIGFDFHSGRLDIAAHPFCTGIGPGDCRLTTRYDEHHFPGAFFGTLHEAGHGIYEQGLLKEYFGTPVGSSTSLGIHESQSRMWENLVGRSRSFWDCFYQSAQAQFPEALTNVTQEDFYRAINDVRPSYIRVEADEVTYNLHIMLRFELEQALIAGDLQPTDLETAWNEKFTEYFGITPDTPAHGCLQDVHWSAGLIGYFPTYALGNMYAAHFFNAANQELGGLDELISRGEFVPLKEWLNQKIHQQGKRYRANRLLEVVTGESLSHEPLVAQLSRKYSELYNL; encoded by the coding sequence ATGAGTGCTTCCGTGAAAGCATATGATGAATTAATTACACGACTCAAAAAATCAGCATTATTGAGATCCTGTTCAGCAATTCTGGAATGGGATGAACAGACTTATCTGCCTCCGGCTGGTGCAGGGCATCGTGCAGATCAGCTGGCTTTGATGGCGGGGATGTTTCATCAGGAAGCGACCAGTCCTGAAATTGGTGACTTGCTGCAGGAACTGGAGAGCGCTTCTGAGTGGGAAGCAGATTCCATAGAGCAGGCAAATATTCGTGAGTCTCGCCATGAATATGATCGAATGACAAAGCTTCCGCGTCGTCTGGTAGAAGAGTTATCTCGGGTAGCGACGTTATCGCATCATGCCTGGGTCAAAGCCCGACAGGAGAATCAGTTCAAAGATTTTCTCCCCTGGCTTGAGCAGATGATTGATCTGAAGCGAGAGCAGGCTGCTGCTCTGGGGTTTCACGGGCAGAAAGCCTATGATGCCCTGCTTGACGAATACGAACCCGGTGCAACTTCGGAAATGATCGAGCAGGCGTTTAGTCCTTTACGAAATGAGCTGGTCAAGCTTGTGGCTGCGATTCACGATTCTGGTATTTCGCCGGATGTTTCCATTCTGACCAGAAAATACCCTGTAGAAAAACAACGGGAATTCAGCATATCAGCTGCCGAAAAAATTGGCTTTGATTTTCATTCCGGACGGCTGGATATCGCCGCCCATCCATTCTGCACTGGTATTGGTCCCGGAGATTGCCGTCTGACAACCCGTTATGATGAACATCATTTTCCAGGAGCATTTTTTGGTACGCTGCACGAAGCGGGTCATGGCATTTATGAACAGGGCCTGCTGAAGGAATATTTTGGTACACCCGTCGGAAGTTCGACATCGCTGGGGATCCATGAATCTCAGTCTCGAATGTGGGAGAACCTGGTGGGAAGAAGCCGCTCCTTCTGGGACTGTTTTTATCAGTCTGCTCAAGCGCAGTTTCCTGAGGCTCTCACAAATGTCACACAAGAAGACTTTTATCGGGCGATCAATGATGTACGTCCTTCTTATATTCGTGTTGAAGCAGATGAGGTAACCTACAATCTGCACATTATGTTGCGTTTTGAACTGGAGCAGGCACTGATTGCTGGAGATCTACAGCCCACTGATTTAGAGACTGCCTGGAACGAGAAATTTACAGAGTACTTTGGAATTACTCCAGATACACCTGCGCATGGCTGTTTGCAGGACGTGCATTGGAGTGCTGGATTGATTGGTTATTTCCCCACATACGCTTTGGGAAATATGTACGCCGCTCACTTTTTCAATGCCGCGAACCAGGAACTGGGAGGATTGGACGAACTCATTTCGCGAGGGGAATTTGTTCCGCTCAAGGAATGGTTGAATCAGAAGATTCATCAACAGGGAAAACGTTATCGGGCGAATCGGTTGCTCGAGGTGGTCACTGGGGAGAGCCTTTCACATGAGCCTCTCGTTGCTCAATTAAGCCGTAAGTACAGTGAGCTTTACAATCTCTAA